The proteins below are encoded in one region of Bifidobacterium catenulatum DSM 16992 = JCM 1194 = LMG 11043:
- a CDS encoding ComEA family DNA-binding protein → MSGVKPADKPTEQDGPKRDRPRLVFQPIHAIIAILTLSCALCASLTMLVQQAIHYSALQQTQITQSKQSQASGTTKDGASSAATTPNQQPSMEQNGQNKQTSEPTEPSDPADGLLNINTAGSNELQTLKGVGPVTAQRIIDYRNQIGRFDNVDQLLKVNGIGEKTLAKFRDQVCAR, encoded by the coding sequence TTGTCCGGAGTCAAACCTGCCGATAAGCCGACGGAACAGGACGGGCCCAAACGCGATCGTCCACGACTCGTCTTTCAGCCAATCCACGCGATCATCGCCATACTCACCCTGTCGTGCGCGCTGTGCGCAAGTCTGACCATGCTTGTGCAACAGGCCATCCACTACAGCGCACTCCAACAGACGCAGATCACGCAATCCAAACAATCTCAGGCGAGCGGAACCACGAAAGACGGGGCGTCATCCGCGGCAACAACACCAAACCAGCAGCCTTCCATGGAACAAAACGGCCAGAACAAGCAAACATCCGAACCAACGGAACCTTCCGATCCGGCTGACGGTCTGTTGAATATCAACACCGCCGGATCCAACGAACTGCAAACCTTGAAAGGCGTAGGCCCGGTGACCGCGCAGCGCATCATCGACTACCGCAATCAGATCGGACGTTTCGACAATGTCGACCAATTGTTGAAAGTCAACGGCATCGGCGAGAAAACGCTGGCGAAATTCCGAGACCAAGTGTGCGCACGATGA
- the leuS gene encoding leucine--tRNA ligase: MSDIEKSAQAQSNEPAEPSFRYNADLAQGIEEKWQKIWDDEGTFWAANVNGDLKDGKGRNAEGRPSYFAMDMFPYPSGKGLHVGHPLGYLATDVVSRYHRMKGENVLHAMGYDAFGLPAEQYAVQTGQHPRITTEQNIANMRRQLHRMGLSFDNRRSFATIDPGYVRWTQWIFSRIYDSWYDEDATNPSGSKGCARPISTLVEQFESGEREIPGFAGKQWGDLSEAEQADVLNDFRLAYISKSPVNWCPGLGTVLANEEVTAEGKSERGNFPVFQRELRQWSMRITAYGHRLIEDLDGIDWPEKVKLMQRNWIGESHGASVHFEVETPNGVKDMEIYTTRPDTLFGTTFAVVSPEHHLLEDVPAEWPAETPEDWKGGYATPVEAVKAYRLAAEAKTAKDRVDEAGEKTGLFTGLYAINPITGAKLPLFTADYVLMDYGTGAIMAVPGGDQRDYDFAVKFDLPVIYTVQPLAESGDDLANYEGKAPFISHDGIVINSSVDATRAKGDALSLNGLRVDEAIDKVNAWLEKAGVGKGTVSYRLRDWLFSRQRYWGEPFPIVYGADGTPHLLPDDQLPINLPDVPDYSPKTFDPEDAESNPEAPLSRNEDWVKVELDLGDGKKTYYRDTNTMPNWAGSCWYYMRYLDPTDTEHMVEKSEFDYWMGPNHNETTGKSGGVDLYIGGVEHAVLHLLYSRFWHKVLFDLGFVDSAEPFHKLFNQGMIQAYAYTDDRGQYVPAAEVVEGPADANGEPTFTWNGEHANREFGKMGKSLKNIITPDDMYSNYGADTFRLYEMGMGPLAESRPWNTRNVVGSMRFLQRLWRNVVDESTGEVHVTDGELDTKTLKLLNNTIADVTVEMEAMRPNTAIAKLIVLNNHLTSLNEVPRAAVEPLILMLSPIAPHICEELWNKLGHSESLAHAEWPKADERYVGQDTVTAVVQIKGKVRAKLEVSPDIDPKELEKMALEAVADRLGGKEPRKVIVKAPKIVSIVPAE; the protein is encoded by the coding sequence ATGAGTGACATTGAGAAAAGCGCGCAGGCGCAGTCGAACGAACCAGCCGAGCCGTCGTTCCGTTACAATGCGGATCTGGCTCAGGGCATTGAGGAAAAATGGCAGAAGATTTGGGATGACGAAGGCACTTTCTGGGCTGCCAACGTCAACGGCGATCTGAAGGATGGCAAGGGACGCAACGCCGAAGGACGCCCGTCGTATTTCGCGATGGACATGTTCCCATATCCGTCGGGCAAGGGTCTGCATGTGGGTCACCCGTTGGGCTACCTTGCCACCGATGTGGTCAGCCGCTACCATCGGATGAAGGGCGAGAACGTGCTGCACGCCATGGGCTATGACGCCTTCGGCCTGCCGGCCGAGCAGTATGCGGTCCAGACCGGCCAGCATCCGCGCATCACTACCGAGCAGAACATCGCCAACATGCGTCGCCAGCTGCACCGCATGGGCCTGAGCTTCGACAACCGTCGTTCCTTCGCCACCATCGATCCGGGCTACGTGCGTTGGACCCAGTGGATCTTCTCCCGAATCTATGATTCCTGGTACGACGAGGATGCCACCAATCCGTCTGGTTCCAAGGGCTGCGCACGACCGATCAGCACGCTGGTGGAGCAGTTCGAATCCGGTGAGCGTGAGATTCCGGGATTCGCGGGCAAGCAGTGGGGAGACCTGAGCGAAGCTGAGCAGGCTGACGTGCTCAACGACTTCCGTTTGGCCTACATCTCCAAGTCCCCGGTGAACTGGTGCCCGGGCCTGGGCACGGTGCTCGCCAACGAGGAGGTCACCGCCGAAGGCAAGTCCGAACGCGGTAACTTCCCGGTGTTCCAGCGCGAGCTGCGCCAATGGTCCATGCGCATCACCGCATACGGCCACCGTCTGATCGAAGATCTTGATGGCATCGACTGGCCGGAGAAGGTCAAGCTCATGCAGCGAAATTGGATCGGCGAATCCCACGGCGCTTCCGTGCATTTCGAGGTCGAAACCCCGAACGGCGTCAAAGACATGGAGATCTACACCACCCGTCCCGACACCCTGTTCGGCACCACGTTCGCCGTGGTCTCTCCGGAACATCACCTGCTCGAAGACGTTCCCGCCGAATGGCCGGCCGAGACTCCGGAAGACTGGAAGGGTGGCTATGCCACTCCGGTCGAGGCGGTGAAGGCCTACCGCTTGGCTGCGGAAGCCAAGACCGCCAAGGATCGTGTTGACGAGGCTGGCGAGAAGACCGGCCTGTTCACCGGCCTGTACGCCATCAACCCAATCACCGGAGCCAAGCTGCCGCTGTTCACCGCGGATTACGTGCTCATGGACTACGGCACCGGTGCCATCATGGCCGTGCCGGGCGGCGACCAGCGCGATTACGATTTCGCGGTCAAGTTCGACCTGCCGGTCATCTACACCGTGCAGCCGCTGGCTGAATCCGGCGACGATCTGGCCAACTATGAAGGCAAGGCGCCGTTCATCTCCCACGACGGCATCGTCATCAACTCCTCCGTGGACGCCACCCGCGCCAAGGGCGACGCGTTGAGCCTCAACGGCCTTCGCGTGGACGAGGCCATCGACAAGGTGAACGCATGGCTGGAAAAGGCCGGTGTCGGCAAGGGCACGGTCAGCTACCGTCTGCGCGACTGGCTGTTCAGCCGCCAGCGTTATTGGGGCGAACCGTTCCCAATCGTCTATGGCGCGGACGGTACTCCGCACCTGCTGCCGGACGACCAACTGCCGATCAACCTGCCGGATGTGCCGGACTATAGTCCGAAGACCTTCGATCCGGAAGACGCCGAATCCAATCCTGAAGCTCCGCTGAGCCGCAACGAGGATTGGGTGAAGGTCGAACTCGACTTGGGCGACGGCAAGAAGACCTACTATCGCGACACCAACACCATGCCAAACTGGGCCGGCTCCTGCTGGTACTACATGCGCTACCTCGACCCGACCGACACCGAACACATGGTCGAGAAGAGCGAGTTCGACTATTGGATGGGCCCGAACCACAATGAGACCACCGGCAAGTCCGGCGGCGTGGATCTGTACATCGGTGGTGTGGAACATGCCGTGTTGCACTTGCTGTACTCCCGTTTCTGGCATAAGGTGCTGTTCGACCTCGGTTTCGTCGATTCCGCGGAACCATTCCACAAGCTGTTCAACCAGGGCATGATCCAGGCATACGCCTACACCGATGACCGTGGCCAGTACGTGCCGGCCGCCGAAGTGGTGGAAGGCCCGGCCGATGCCAACGGCGAGCCGACTTTCACTTGGAACGGCGAACACGCCAACCGTGAGTTCGGCAAAATGGGCAAGAGCCTGAAGAACATCATCACGCCGGACGACATGTACTCGAACTACGGTGCCGACACCTTCCGCCTGTACGAGATGGGCATGGGACCGCTGGCCGAATCCCGCCCGTGGAACACGCGCAACGTGGTCGGATCCATGCGTTTCCTGCAGCGCCTGTGGCGTAACGTCGTCGACGAGAGCACCGGCGAAGTGCACGTCACCGATGGCGAACTCGACACGAAGACGCTGAAGCTGCTGAACAACACGATCGCCGACGTGACCGTGGAAATGGAAGCGATGCGTCCGAACACGGCCATCGCCAAGCTCATCGTGCTCAACAACCACTTGACCAGCCTCAACGAGGTGCCGCGCGCAGCCGTCGAACCGCTGATTCTGATGCTTTCCCCGATCGCCCCGCACATCTGCGAGGAACTGTGGAACAAGCTCGGACACAGCGAGTCGCTGGCGCACGCCGAATGGCCGAAGGCCGACGAACGCTATGTCGGACAGGACACCGTCACCGCGGTCGTGCAGATCAAGGGCAAGGTTCGTGCCAAGCTTGAAGTTTCGCCCGACATCGACCCGAAGGAACTTGAGAAGATGGCGTTGGAAGCCGTCGCTGACCGTTTGGGCGGCAAGGAACCGCGCAAGGTCATCGTCAAGGCTCCGAAGATCGTGTCCATCGTTCCCGCGGAATGA
- a CDS encoding transporter substrate-binding domain-containing protein, which yields MSRLSRNIAALVCAASVVLGTSACGTSISVVTNGLAQGPTIAIGVAADQPGLGFLHGGEYSGFDISVSQYVANTLGFAQKQIVFKQVLPSTRVSSLEDGTVDMVVDAFAADDVQDGEVEFAGPYLTVHAALLVRSDSAGTITGIDDLAGKTVCVAKDGMPADSVRNLAEDVTVSERDTYPQCETALMIGQADAIAADDAIAAGLASNRGGGYLKVVGETFGERSYAIAVKPGQSTLAKQVDAALQSMMDDGSWKQAMDEMKQSIGYVPDMSINPPAITRSAASEG from the coding sequence ATGTCACGTCTGTCACGAAATATCGCGGCGCTGGTATGCGCCGCTTCGGTCGTATTGGGCACGAGCGCGTGCGGCACTTCCATTTCCGTCGTCACCAATGGTCTTGCTCAAGGGCCGACCATTGCGATTGGCGTGGCCGCGGACCAGCCGGGATTGGGTTTTCTGCATGGGGGAGAGTATTCGGGCTTCGATATTTCCGTGTCGCAATACGTGGCGAACACGTTGGGATTCGCGCAAAAACAGATCGTGTTCAAACAGGTGTTGCCGTCGACGCGCGTTTCGTCGCTTGAAGACGGCACTGTGGACATGGTGGTCGATGCTTTCGCAGCTGATGACGTTCAGGATGGTGAGGTTGAGTTTGCAGGACCGTATCTGACCGTGCATGCGGCATTGCTGGTGCGTTCCGACAGTGCGGGAACCATCACCGGAATCGACGATCTTGCCGGAAAAACGGTATGCGTGGCCAAAGACGGAATGCCCGCCGATAGCGTGCGAAATCTTGCGGAAGATGTGACCGTGAGCGAACGCGACACGTATCCGCAGTGCGAAACGGCATTGATGATCGGGCAGGCGGACGCCATTGCGGCCGACGACGCCATAGCGGCGGGCCTCGCATCCAACAGAGGAGGTGGGTATCTTAAGGTCGTGGGCGAAACGTTCGGCGAACGCTCGTATGCGATCGCGGTCAAACCCGGCCAATCCACGCTTGCCAAACAGGTCGACGCCGCATTGCAGTCCATGATGGACGACGGCTCGTGGAAGCAGGCCATGGACGAGATGAAACAGTCGATTGGCTACGTTCCTGACATGTCGATCAACCCTCCCGCGATAACGCGCTCAGCGGCGTCGGAAGGCTGA
- a CDS encoding ComEC/Rec2 family competence protein produces the protein MRGNTFEWRNREQGSRDWRLLPATLCGWAASLAAHAGFDYCVEQEGRLGILPLVLVLSVPLLALLGLLGLPFMRSPILRLPVGVRRAVAARHFSIIVCVVAAMACASSALTYDVLQWRDAASYAARSGESDVVILVRTTSPAVNSNRRANDCQIDATISTITASQITQPSMMRVRVYADRPDCGTLKQGGEYRMRGTLAISQYGTMPLWLTDIASVERIRAPNPALRVIDMMQQAFFEQTSRLSDQGKVLVPGLTLGILGQDYIPPDSGNGKTGTGIDSTYANLLEDAFQRSGILHLMAVSGGHLAVVATIVRAACSFLLLPRRVTAIAIGMSYIMLAMCVFPSDSVSRALLMGLGGAGFLFLGRRTQALAALNWTTLGMLMANPHMSRSFGFALSCTAVLGLVLFAGPLSAWLTPIMPAFIAQTMAMTIAAQLLTLPIQVLIEPELPVYSIPANLVVAPFVGFSTLTGLASLAISWILPNLGFIFASIASWGTAIMELMALHLGSGDRATIPWTGGAGGALLIIVVEIVGYMAARLVDTLFTRITTPEPNLPGRRLMRNPVERAKAWGERTHNALKTMKWNE, from the coding sequence ATGAGAGGAAACACGTTCGAATGGCGGAATAGGGAGCAGGGGAGCAGGGATTGGCGTCTACTGCCAGCCACCCTGTGCGGGTGGGCGGCGAGTCTGGCCGCACATGCGGGATTCGACTACTGCGTCGAGCAGGAAGGCAGACTCGGCATTCTGCCGCTCGTTTTAGTGTTGTCTGTGCCATTGCTGGCATTATTGGGATTGTTGGGATTGCCGTTTATGCGATCGCCTATCCTGCGCCTGCCGGTTGGCGTGCGGCGGGCGGTTGCGGCACGGCATTTCAGCATTATCGTATGCGTGGTCGCGGCGATGGCATGCGCGTCTTCCGCATTGACCTACGACGTATTGCAATGGAGGGATGCGGCCTCGTACGCGGCCAGAAGCGGCGAAAGCGACGTTGTGATACTGGTACGTACGACATCCCCCGCAGTGAATTCGAACAGACGTGCGAATGATTGCCAGATCGATGCGACGATTTCGACAATCACGGCAAGCCAGATCACGCAACCAAGCATGATGCGGGTGCGCGTCTATGCGGACCGGCCGGACTGCGGCACACTCAAACAAGGCGGCGAATACCGGATGCGGGGCACGCTCGCCATATCGCAATACGGTACCATGCCGCTATGGCTGACGGACATCGCCTCCGTGGAACGCATACGGGCGCCCAATCCCGCATTGCGTGTGATCGATATGATGCAGCAGGCGTTCTTCGAACAGACGTCACGGCTTTCCGACCAAGGGAAAGTACTTGTTCCCGGACTGACATTAGGCATTCTCGGACAGGATTACATTCCTCCAGACAGCGGCAATGGCAAAACTGGCACCGGTATTGATTCCACATACGCCAATCTGCTTGAAGACGCCTTCCAGCGTTCGGGCATACTGCATCTGATGGCAGTCAGCGGCGGGCATCTCGCGGTCGTCGCCACCATAGTGCGCGCCGCCTGCTCGTTCCTGCTACTGCCAAGGCGCGTCACGGCCATCGCCATCGGCATGTCATACATCATGCTGGCAATGTGCGTGTTTCCCTCCGATTCGGTGTCACGCGCCCTGCTGATGGGTTTGGGCGGAGCGGGCTTCCTGTTCCTCGGGCGAAGAACACAGGCTTTGGCCGCCCTCAACTGGACCACTTTAGGCATGCTCATGGCCAATCCGCACATGTCACGCAGCTTCGGATTCGCACTATCATGCACGGCCGTACTCGGCCTCGTACTGTTCGCAGGGCCGTTAAGCGCATGGCTCACGCCGATCATGCCAGCGTTCATCGCGCAAACCATGGCCATGACCATAGCCGCGCAACTGCTCACCCTGCCGATTCAAGTGCTCATCGAACCGGAACTGCCCGTCTACTCCATTCCGGCCAATCTGGTCGTCGCACCCTTCGTGGGCTTTTCCACACTGACCGGGCTTGCCAGCCTCGCCATTTCATGGATACTGCCCAATCTGGGATTCATATTCGCCAGCATCGCCTCCTGGGGCACCGCCATTATGGAACTCATGGCCCTCCACCTCGGGTCAGGAGACCGCGCCACCATTCCGTGGACCGGAGGCGCGGGCGGCGCACTGCTGATCATCGTCGTCGAAATCGTCGGATATATGGCCGCACGACTTGTCGACACACTCTTCACCCGCATCACAACACCGGAACCAAACCTGCCGGGCCGACGCCTCATGCGCAATCCCGTCGAACGGGCGAAAGCATGGGGCGAACGAACCCACAACGCGCTCAAAACCATGAAATGGAACGAATGA